One Spirochaeta africana DSM 8902 genomic window carries:
- a CDS encoding outer membrane lipoprotein-sorting protein, which produces MKKLLICALLLTAAGAPAFGLTADQIISRMEENQTHSTSRLEGRMVISDRFGDRTSTYIAHSQGSERFLVEFTSRNEEGQRVLRRDDSLYLYYPDAREVIRLQGAALRDSLLGSDISYEDMTGGRGLAADYRFSLLGQETVNDHATYKIELTARSTNVAYPKQIFWVDREDFVLRKSEQYARSGRLLKTTTVLEVMAEAGYLFPSRIRIVDETRRSSGTEMIIESAELGIELPDNIFSLEELTW; this is translated from the coding sequence ATGAAAAAATTACTAATATGTGCGCTGCTGCTCACTGCAGCTGGCGCCCCGGCTTTTGGCCTGACGGCCGACCAGATAATCTCCCGTATGGAGGAAAACCAGACCCACAGCACCAGCCGCCTGGAAGGCAGAATGGTAATCAGTGACCGCTTCGGCGACCGGACCAGCACCTACATCGCTCATTCCCAGGGTTCAGAGCGCTTTCTGGTGGAGTTCACCAGTCGCAACGAGGAGGGGCAGCGGGTACTGCGTCGTGATGACAGCCTCTATCTGTACTATCCGGATGCCCGCGAGGTAATCAGGCTGCAAGGCGCCGCACTGCGAGATTCGCTGCTGGGTTCGGACATCTCGTACGAAGACATGACCGGGGGGCGTGGACTGGCAGCTGACTACCGCTTTTCCCTGCTGGGCCAGGAGACGGTGAATGACCATGCGACCTACAAGATCGAACTGACCGCCCGCAGCACCAATGTGGCCTACCCGAAACAGATCTTCTGGGTTGACCGCGAAGACTTTGTCCTGCGCAAAAGCGAGCAGTATGCCCGCAGCGGCAGGCTGCTCAAGACAACCACTGTGCTGGAAGTCATGGCTGAAGCCGGCTATCTCTTCCCCTCCCGCATCCGTATTGTTGACGAGACCCGCCGCTCGAGCGGAACCGAAATGATCATAGAATCCGCTGAACTCGGGATTGAATTGCCGGACAATATCTTCTCGCTGGAGGAACTGACATGGTAG
- the cfpA gene encoding cytoplasmic filament protein CfpA → MSDLTHSPNIFHPTKPSAVGSRNSLAQEGRDQKREYDNLVQEETDRIMETIHSKLPPEVLEKLDVTGGLKEKLYNYFNQNYQNMFNRYITTTEDEMVKKIRNFIDKEENKSLARYTPKEIASMLDEIAGSDKFNTGEIEKSIVNMYGHLQGHIQRGMNDLENETNSLLRQKTDVGAFIRGENAYSVVKCAFKDSSHKPKTVSDVKLSVNILDSELISPIFQYQATVEFLIKDQISRTITNLIDQEIERYQDQLIDEGREELTDSEIIFEKMKRVPEFTDDDADDETSKRYTFLAKDLMDKIEGLRAEIDPNQFDPINIRENLKKIIDMENIRNRGFNTVINSITSILDTSKMGYQYVENLKNARELIIREYEDTDAYQLPDERYQIRLKYYDSEQLLKERDAYDQQLESFRREIQRLYDVVEQTYLDSRSRFSVTDYEDLSRRLSKKIRKRREGVSFEESGDPLVQEMRKVWNEIARMKVDETDTERLNRTYLYEKDLFKKMLGHLSKRIEVLYGYRNPKERVILDQRVEFLRKQFDDFDYLINPYHIQSGLVLDVDITSIKRKKYTLNSMANVLNEFLHGISKGFQDAAFAAFKRRRSTVRDDITMSFGADYEDVGEDSVPTVSAEPQKGGSGSSVKGQADVSPGKGDISGDDLQEL, encoded by the coding sequence ATGTCCGATCTTACCCACAGTCCAAATATTTTCCATCCGACCAAACCGTCTGCCGTTGGTTCACGAAACAGTTTGGCCCAGGAGGGGCGTGACCAGAAGCGGGAGTATGACAATCTGGTACAGGAAGAAACCGACCGGATTATGGAGACAATCCACTCCAAGCTGCCCCCGGAGGTGCTGGAGAAGCTGGATGTCACCGGCGGTCTGAAGGAAAAGCTGTACAACTACTTCAACCAGAACTATCAGAACATGTTCAACCGGTACATCACCACTACCGAAGACGAGATGGTGAAAAAGATCCGGAACTTTATCGACAAGGAAGAGAACAAGTCCCTTGCCCGATATACCCCGAAAGAGATCGCGTCGATGCTTGACGAGATCGCCGGATCTGACAAGTTCAATACCGGTGAGATCGAGAAGTCGATCGTGAACATGTACGGTCACCTGCAGGGTCATATCCAGCGGGGTATGAACGACCTGGAGAATGAGACCAACTCGCTGCTGCGACAGAAGACCGATGTTGGCGCCTTTATCCGTGGTGAGAATGCCTACTCGGTAGTCAAGTGTGCCTTCAAGGACAGCTCGCACAAGCCCAAGACTGTTTCCGACGTCAAACTGTCGGTGAATATCCTGGACTCCGAACTCATCAGTCCGATCTTCCAGTATCAGGCCACGGTTGAATTCCTGATCAAGGATCAGATCAGCCGCACCATTACCAACCTGATCGATCAGGAGATCGAGCGGTATCAGGACCAGCTGATTGACGAGGGACGTGAGGAGCTGACCGACTCGGAGATCATCTTCGAAAAGATGAAGCGTGTACCTGAGTTCACCGATGACGATGCTGACGATGAAACCTCCAAGCGCTACACCTTCCTGGCCAAGGACTTGATGGACAAGATCGAGGGGCTGCGCGCCGAAATAGACCCCAACCAGTTCGACCCGATCAACATCCGTGAAAACCTGAAAAAGATCATCGACATGGAGAATATCCGGAACCGCGGTTTTAACACCGTAATCAACTCTATCACCTCGATCCTGGATACCAGTAAAATGGGCTATCAGTACGTAGAGAACCTCAAGAATGCCCGCGAACTGATTATCCGCGAGTATGAGGATACCGATGCCTATCAGCTGCCGGACGAGCGCTATCAGATCCGTCTGAAGTACTACGATTCCGAGCAGCTGTTGAAGGAGCGGGATGCCTACGATCAGCAGCTTGAGTCCTTCCGCCGTGAGATTCAGCGCCTGTATGATGTTGTTGAGCAGACCTATCTGGATAGCCGATCCCGATTCAGCGTAACCGATTACGAGGATCTCTCTCGCCGACTCTCCAAGAAGATCAGGAAGCGACGGGAAGGGGTTTCCTTCGAGGAATCCGGGGATCCCCTGGTGCAGGAGATGCGCAAGGTCTGGAACGAGATTGCCCGCATGAAGGTCGATGAGACCGATACCGAACGCCTGAATCGCACCTACCTGTACGAAAAGGATCTGTTCAAGAAGATGCTGGGGCATCTCTCCAAGCGGATCGAGGTTCTGTACGGCTATCGCAACCCGAAAGAGCGGGTTATCCTGGATCAGCGGGTGGAGTTCCTGCGCAAGCAGTTCGACGATTTTGATTACCTGATCAACCCGTACCACATCCAGTCGGGCCTGGTGCTGGATGTAGATATCACCAGCATCAAACGCAAGAAGTATACCCTGAACAGCATGGCCAACGTGCTGAACGAGTTCCTGCATGGCATCTCGAAGGGGTTCCAGGATGCTGCCTTCGCGGCATTCAAGCGACGCCGCTCTACCGTGCGCGATGACATCACCATGAGCTTCGGTGCTGACTACGAGGACGTCGGCGAGGATTCGGTTCCGACCGTTTCGGCCGAGCCCCAGAAGGGTGGTTCAGGCTCGTCAGTAAAAGGACAGGCAGACGTATCCCCTGGCAAGGGTGATATCTCGGGCGACGACCTTCAGGAACTCTGA
- a CDS encoding ABC transporter ATP-binding protein encodes MIKIQNVYKTYIDGDTEVRALRGVSLDIAAGEFMSIAGPSGSGKTTLLNLIGCIDELDAGEIRIQEHAVSLLNKSQLTELRRSSIGYIFQSFNLIPVLSAYENVAIALSLLNLSRDEVHRRTMTILQEVGLEGMEHRRPAKLSGGQQQRVAVARALVKDPLIVLADEPTANLDSETGEAILQLMKRINETHGTTFIFSTHDPMVMHYADRLCQLHDGKVERDERVEAAVGGA; translated from the coding sequence ATGATAAAGATCCAGAATGTGTACAAGACCTATATCGATGGCGATACCGAGGTGCGCGCCCTGCGTGGTGTATCACTGGACATTGCCGCCGGAGAGTTTATGTCGATTGCCGGCCCCTCCGGCTCGGGTAAAACAACCCTGCTGAATCTGATCGGGTGTATAGACGAGCTCGATGCCGGTGAAATCCGGATTCAGGAGCATGCGGTCAGCCTGCTGAACAAATCACAGTTGACCGAGCTGCGCCGCAGCAGCATCGGCTACATATTCCAGAGCTTCAATCTTATACCGGTCCTGTCAGCTTACGAGAACGTAGCAATTGCCCTGTCGCTGCTGAATCTTTCCCGCGACGAGGTGCATCGTCGTACCATGACAATTCTGCAGGAGGTTGGCCTGGAGGGCATGGAGCATCGCCGTCCGGCCAAGCTGTCCGGGGGTCAGCAACAGCGGGTAGCTGTGGCTCGGGCGCTGGTGAAGGATCCACTCATCGTGCTGGCCGATGAACCGACTGCCAATCTGGATTCCGAGACCGGCGAGGCCATTCTTCAGCTGATGAAACGGATCAACGAAACCCATGGGACCACATTCATCTTCTCTACCCATGATCCGATGGTGATGCATTATGCCGATCGACTCTGCCAGCTGCATGACGGCAAGGTAGAGCGCGATGAACGGGTGGAAGCAGCTGTGGGAGGTGCATGA
- a CDS encoding putative PEP-binding protein — protein MSMFISFGTGRSTVKGDQAIGSRGERAVSLAELDMPICPGFVIPNEGVKLCAADPRKAAQQLRHSVGEVEQVMRKDFGGEAPLLLKVVESPMLNVQSSLPSVHHIGLTETTVAAVAEMTGEKFAYGEYAFLLRSILQAALVGGTDGERARELHAYLEALKKAKTKNTILKAIEGHRDVLPVELYTDPYFQLLYVVQLFNAAFTQSPTTEDSAVQVQAMVYGNLDKRSSAGYLYTHHIVTGADELQGEFFPISFDETASNGKPINQIEPNHRKALGAMARKLEDHFREIRWIRFVIEADTLWLVDQASVPNKSAQAEIRTLLDLQKRDVVTKDYLIEKIKPGRLSEILHPTLDATSVKTLPTISGGIAGAVGAAIGRVFFTAESLITAYRQAQQAGEDTSMILAMPSTFAGDVKAIEIAQGVLSSEGGYASHAPVVARSLGKVAMVRPDAVFRKKTLVLDGHEVQEGDYITMNVPYYDDPVIYIGQGSLTKPSLEDSGLLEFMDIIQERIGDIDVHANADQPRDASLARKFNAMGIGLCRTEHMFFAESRINRFRYMILADDTEMRTRILDDLHKDQTEDFYELLKIMDGLPVTIRLLDAPLHEFLPHDEDGMKDFIAQAKKDGVGLTRAAILERSQLMREFNPMLGHRGIRVAISYPEIYRMQTRAIFEAGYKLKLEGKDPKPEIMIPLVMNPNELKVVRNGKKIEGKHILGIRDIEEQVRAKFACDPIKYSVGTMIELPAAALNSSSIARYADFFSFGTNDLTQTTYGISRDDFNTFFSDYTELDLLPNNPFKVLQPQVKELVKTAALRGRMVRPDLTLGLCGEHGAEPQNIDFIREAGLNYVSVSPYGIPIAKLAIAQMNLKSGE, from the coding sequence ATGAGTATGTTTATTTCATTCGGGACCGGCCGGTCCACCGTAAAGGGGGATCAGGCGATTGGCAGTCGGGGTGAGCGGGCAGTATCGCTTGCCGAGCTGGACATGCCGATCTGTCCCGGGTTTGTGATACCGAACGAGGGGGTCAAGCTGTGTGCCGCTGATCCCCGCAAGGCTGCCCAGCAACTTCGTCATTCTGTGGGCGAGGTTGAGCAGGTTATGCGCAAAGACTTTGGCGGCGAGGCCCCGCTGCTGCTCAAGGTAGTCGAAAGCCCGATGCTGAATGTCCAGAGTTCGCTGCCGTCGGTACATCATATCGGGCTCACCGAAACAACGGTTGCGGCAGTTGCCGAGATGACCGGGGAAAAATTCGCCTACGGTGAGTATGCATTCCTGTTGCGCAGTATTCTGCAAGCAGCCCTGGTGGGTGGTACAGATGGCGAACGCGCCAGGGAGCTGCACGCCTACCTGGAGGCTCTGAAAAAGGCGAAAACCAAGAACACAATACTCAAGGCTATCGAGGGGCATCGCGATGTGCTGCCGGTCGAGCTGTACACCGATCCCTATTTCCAGCTGCTGTATGTGGTGCAGTTGTTTAATGCTGCCTTCACCCAAAGCCCAACCACCGAGGATTCGGCGGTGCAGGTGCAGGCGATGGTATACGGAAACCTCGACAAGCGCAGCAGTGCCGGGTATCTGTACACGCATCATATCGTTACCGGCGCCGACGAGCTGCAGGGGGAGTTTTTTCCCATCTCGTTCGACGAAACGGCGAGTAACGGCAAACCGATCAATCAGATTGAGCCCAATCATCGCAAGGCGCTGGGGGCTATGGCCCGCAAGCTGGAGGATCACTTCCGGGAGATCCGGTGGATACGCTTTGTAATCGAGGCGGACACTCTCTGGCTGGTTGATCAGGCATCGGTGCCCAACAAGTCGGCCCAGGCCGAGATTCGCACCCTGCTGGATCTGCAGAAGCGTGATGTGGTTACCAAAGATTATCTTATCGAGAAGATCAAGCCGGGTCGGCTGTCCGAGATTCTGCATCCTACCCTGGATGCGACCTCGGTTAAAACCCTGCCAACCATCAGCGGCGGGATAGCCGGTGCTGTAGGTGCCGCAATCGGGCGAGTGTTTTTTACGGCAGAAAGCCTGATTACTGCGTACCGACAGGCCCAGCAGGCCGGCGAGGACACCAGTATGATACTGGCCATGCCGTCTACATTTGCCGGTGATGTCAAGGCGATCGAGATTGCACAGGGTGTTCTTTCTTCCGAGGGCGGGTATGCATCGCATGCCCCGGTAGTGGCGCGCAGTCTTGGAAAGGTTGCGATGGTACGCCCCGATGCGGTGTTTCGCAAGAAAACCCTGGTGCTGGACGGCCATGAGGTGCAGGAAGGTGACTACATTACCATGAATGTACCGTACTATGACGACCCGGTGATCTACATCGGGCAGGGCAGTCTTACCAAGCCCTCGCTGGAGGACAGTGGCCTGCTTGAATTTATGGATATAATCCAGGAGCGAATCGGCGACATCGATGTGCATGCCAACGCCGACCAGCCGCGAGATGCCAGTCTGGCGAGAAAGTTCAATGCCATGGGCATTGGCTTGTGCCGCACCGAGCACATGTTCTTTGCCGAGTCTCGTATAAACCGCTTTCGCTACATGATCCTGGCGGATGACACCGAGATGCGAACCCGCATCCTGGATGATCTGCACAAGGATCAGACCGAGGATTTTTACGAGCTGCTCAAGATTATGGATGGCCTGCCGGTAACCATTCGACTGCTGGATGCACCCCTGCATGAGTTCCTGCCCCACGATGAGGATGGCATGAAGGACTTTATTGCGCAGGCAAAAAAGGATGGGGTCGGTCTTACCAGGGCCGCCATCCTGGAACGCAGCCAGCTGATGCGTGAGTTCAATCCCATGCTGGGGCATCGCGGTATCCGGGTAGCGATCTCGTATCCGGAGATCTATCGCATGCAGACCCGGGCCATTTTTGAGGCCGGATACAAACTCAAGCTTGAAGGCAAGGATCCCAAGCCCGAGATCATGATTCCCCTGGTGATGAACCCGAATGAGCTGAAGGTTGTGCGCAACGGCAAGAAGATCGAGGGGAAACATATACTGGGGATCCGGGATATCGAGGAGCAGGTCAGGGCCAAGTTTGCGTGTGATCCGATCAAATACTCGGTAGGTACCATGATCGAGCTCCCGGCTGCAGCGCTTAATTCTTCATCGATTGCCCGGTATGCGGATTTCTTTTCTTTCGGGACCAACGACCTGACCCAGACGACCTATGGTATATCCCGGGATGACTTTAATACCTTCTTTTCGGACTATACCGAGCTCGACCTGCTGCCCAACAATCCGTTCAAGGTTCTGCAGCCGCAGGTCAAGGAGCTGGTGAAAACTGCAGCCCTGCGGGGGCGGATGGTGCGGCCTGATCTTACCCTGGGGCTGTGCGGCGAACACGGTGCCGAACCCCAGAATATCGACTTTATCCGGGAGGCCGGGCTGAACTATGTATCGGTGTCTCCGTACGGGATACCGATTGCCAAACTGGCAATCGCGCAGATGAATCTGAAGAGCGGCGAGTAG
- a CDS encoding J domain-containing protein, which translates to MNVATAFQFLQLPQGASLEDAGASYRRLLKEYHPDRNIERSEWSHKMTVRLTEAYDAVTAYLQDTARQARTQQKPASEPDSGYSLVMQTRIAKLYDIVLDVLHSYYTMGMDNVYLRQEGTLRYRYRATMRRLAATIDDLKETLEWPGSALQHQQARAIHGFAGAFYENMLIKPLDHAVPAGDERKAQRLYHQGSRALDEAIRHGVLELRTERGLICPGARHQAEKSFMLILAGFAKSSHVPLTMIKLYLLRALSALCEHLEQGQQQ; encoded by the coding sequence ATGAACGTCGCCACAGCTTTCCAGTTTCTGCAACTCCCCCAGGGGGCATCCCTTGAGGACGCGGGCGCTTCTTACCGCCGCTTGCTCAAGGAATATCACCCCGACAGGAACATCGAGCGTAGCGAATGGTCCCACAAGATGACCGTTCGGCTTACGGAAGCCTATGACGCCGTTACTGCCTACCTACAGGATACAGCCAGACAGGCCCGGACACAACAAAAACCGGCGAGCGAACCGGATTCCGGCTACAGCCTGGTTATGCAGACCCGCATCGCCAAACTCTATGACATCGTCCTGGATGTGCTGCACAGCTACTACACCATGGGCATGGATAATGTGTACCTGCGACAGGAGGGAACCCTGCGCTACCGCTATCGCGCCACCATGCGACGCCTGGCTGCCACGATTGACGACCTGAAGGAAACCCTGGAATGGCCTGGCAGTGCGCTGCAGCACCAGCAGGCCCGTGCTATCCACGGGTTTGCCGGTGCATTCTATGAAAACATGCTGATCAAGCCCCTGGATCACGCTGTGCCGGCAGGGGACGAGCGCAAGGCACAACGCCTGTACCACCAGGGCTCCCGTGCTCTGGACGAGGCCATCCGCCACGGAGTGCTGGAGCTTAGGACAGAGCGCGGCCTGATTTGCCCGGGGGCACGCCATCAAGCCGAGAAGAGTTTCATGCTGATTCTGGCGGGATTTGCCAAGAGCTCGCACGTACCGCTTACCATGATCAAGCTGTACCTGCTGCGAGCACTCTCGGCGCTGTGTGAACACCTGGAGCAGGGACAGCAGCAATAG
- a CDS encoding GntR family transcriptional regulator produces MGQAIPFSIDHNSGVPYYKQIILQIELAIADGRLTTGDQLPTVRSLAVELQVNPNTVAKAYSQLELRGIVNTQQGTGTFISDREVTLTDVERERVLADICQAALTQAGAYGFGADDLIEQLHELAARA; encoded by the coding sequence ATGGGACAGGCAATTCCCTTTTCGATCGATCACAATAGCGGCGTGCCGTACTACAAGCAGATTATTCTGCAGATAGAACTGGCGATAGCCGACGGAAGACTCACCACCGGGGATCAGCTGCCAACAGTGCGCAGCCTGGCGGTTGAGCTGCAGGTGAACCCGAACACGGTAGCCAAGGCATACAGTCAACTGGAGCTGCGAGGCATCGTCAACACACAGCAGGGAACCGGCACCTTTATTTCCGACCGGGAGGTAACCCTTACCGATGTGGAACGGGAGCGCGTACTGGCAGACATATGTCAGGCCGCCCTTACCCAGGCAGGAGCATACGGCTTTGGAGCCGATGACCTGATCGAGCAACTGCATGAACTGGCCGCACGGGCCTGA
- a CDS encoding ABC transporter permease has translation MRISAIAFRNIFRNGRRSLLSVIAIAVAAMAITFLFSLFEGISADIRTNAWNYETGQVRIRHTEYDRYEYLNPVHYVVEDYQQLITELRDYPGIAAVSPRIRVPSVHFRGERQIAAMGLGLDMTLEPEFQDLDSIVAAGRLPQPGSNEAIIGYRLAEELGVGIGDIVTFLTQTRQRGTNAYTVDVVGLANFPVGGLNQRVLVVPLDSAARYMRMHDAASEVLVKAEPSAQNDIAGRIDTLLGNLGRDELGAVHWTEVSGGYEYIRMANVVYRIIAAVFFLLAATVVISTTMMVIHERTREVGTLAALGMHDKQLVRLFFTEAAYLGAFGAALGVLIGIAIVIPLGTIGIDFGAAMDGVDMDMSSMLYPQLHWSSTIGVFVFSWVVTMAATFPSTRRAAKLRPVEALRAD, from the coding sequence ATGAGAATATCAGCAATTGCATTTCGCAATATCTTCCGCAACGGCAGACGCAGTCTGTTATCGGTAATCGCAATCGCCGTGGCCGCCATGGCAATAACCTTTCTGTTTTCCCTGTTCGAGGGTATCTCGGCGGATATCCGCACCAACGCCTGGAACTACGAAACCGGGCAGGTGCGCATCCGTCACACCGAATACGACCGCTATGAATACCTGAACCCGGTGCACTATGTAGTCGAAGACTATCAGCAGTTGATCACCGAGCTGCGCGATTACCCGGGCATCGCTGCGGTCAGCCCGCGAATCAGGGTTCCCAGCGTGCATTTCCGCGGCGAGCGCCAGATTGCCGCTATGGGCCTCGGACTGGACATGACCCTGGAACCGGAGTTCCAGGACCTGGACAGCATTGTGGCTGCCGGCCGGCTGCCGCAGCCCGGGAGCAACGAGGCTATCATCGGCTATCGGCTGGCCGAGGAGCTCGGGGTCGGCATCGGTGACATCGTCACCTTCCTGACCCAGACCAGACAGCGCGGCACCAATGCCTACACGGTAGATGTTGTCGGGCTGGCCAACTTTCCGGTCGGCGGCCTGAACCAGCGGGTGCTGGTCGTGCCGCTCGATAGTGCCGCACGCTACATGCGTATGCATGACGCTGCCAGCGAGGTGCTTGTAAAGGCCGAGCCGTCCGCTCAGAACGATATTGCCGGGCGAATAGACACCCTGCTGGGTAACCTCGGGCGGGATGAACTGGGTGCCGTACACTGGACCGAGGTAAGCGGCGGGTATGAATACATCCGTATGGCCAATGTGGTTTACCGGATAATTGCCGCCGTGTTTTTCCTGCTGGCAGCAACCGTAGTGATCAGCACCACCATGATGGTGATCCATGAGCGAACCAGAGAGGTCGGCACCCTGGCCGCCCTGGGCATGCATGACAAGCAGCTGGTACGGTTGTTCTTTACCGAGGCTGCCTATCTGGGGGCATTCGGTGCCGCACTTGGTGTGCTTATCGGGATCGCCATCGTGATACCCCTGGGCACCATCGGGATAGATTTTGGTGCTGCGATGGACGGGGTCGACATGGATATGTCATCCATGCTCTATCCGCAGCTGCACTGGAGTTCCACCATCGGGGTGTTTGTGTTCTCGTGGGTGGTTACTATGGCAGCAACCTTCCCGTCTACCAGAAGAGCAGCCAAACTGCGACCGGTCGAGGCGCTGCGCGCTGATTAG
- a CDS encoding slipin family protein, whose protein sequence is MTIKNLLFGTPNQRIKNLPRRTLPTDFRFSTFSFLVLAVITGAAFASLQIAGMPASDIELQGTAAALLVASLLLVLLPTWGMLVIAILAAWLTQFYLTESYDPIIYGIPTLALLPAAMLQLLQHWDKGIILRVGRFHRVRGAGLSLLIPFADRIAARVDTRIRVTDFSAERTLSRDNIPVHIDAICFWMIWDARKAILEVQDFMDAVTLSAQTALRDAIGTNDLSTLLSEREQIGRDLQRILDAKTDPWGITVLSVEFTDIIIPKELEDAMSKHAQADREHKARLILGETEVQLADRMSEAAARYRDNPEAFQLRSMSMMYDGLRQSKGSMVLVPTNAAEQLQQPLGITALQRHLAPNQDATGNQGETK, encoded by the coding sequence ATGACCATAAAAAACTTGCTGTTTGGCACCCCCAACCAGCGAATCAAGAATCTGCCGCGACGCACCCTGCCCACCGATTTCCGGTTTTCCACCTTCTCGTTCCTGGTGCTGGCGGTAATTACCGGCGCGGCCTTTGCCTCGCTGCAGATCGCCGGCATGCCCGCCAGCGATATCGAGCTTCAGGGTACTGCAGCAGCACTGCTGGTTGCTTCACTGCTGCTGGTACTGCTGCCGACCTGGGGAATGCTGGTAATCGCCATTCTTGCCGCCTGGCTCACCCAGTTTTACCTCACCGAAAGCTACGATCCGATCATCTACGGAATCCCGACACTTGCTTTGCTGCCGGCTGCCATGCTGCAGCTGCTGCAGCACTGGGACAAAGGGATAATCCTGCGAGTCGGGCGCTTTCATCGGGTGCGCGGTGCCGGACTCTCGCTGCTGATCCCCTTTGCCGATCGTATCGCAGCTCGGGTAGATACCCGCATCCGGGTAACCGATTTCAGCGCTGAACGGACCCTGAGCCGTGACAATATACCGGTACACATTGATGCAATCTGCTTCTGGATGATCTGGGATGCCCGTAAGGCGATTCTCGAGGTGCAGGATTTTATGGATGCGGTTACCCTGTCCGCACAGACAGCCTTGCGCGATGCAATCGGCACCAACGATCTTTCAACCCTGCTGTCAGAGCGCGAACAGATCGGCCGCGATTTGCAGCGCATCCTGGACGCCAAGACAGACCCATGGGGGATAACCGTGCTGTCGGTCGAGTTTACCGACATCATTATCCCCAAGGAACTGGAAGATGCCATGAGCAAACACGCCCAGGCAGACCGGGAGCATAAGGCCCGCCTGATCCTTGGCGAGACCGAGGTGCAGCTTGCCGACCGGATGTCCGAGGCCGCGGCCCGCTACCGCGATAACCCCGAAGCATTTCAGCTGCGTTCGATGAGTATGATGTATGACGGTCTGCGACAAAGCAAAGGCTCGATGGTGCTGGTACCGACCAATGCAGCGGAGCAGCTGCAGCAGCCGCTGGGCATCACTGCCCTGCAGCGCCATCTTGCACCGAACCAGGATGCCACTGGCAACCAAGGAGAAACGAAATGA
- a CDS encoding ABC transporter permease, whose translation MKPQLFRMAARNLLRHRRRTIITAVALAAGVSIYIAIDSVMAGFTGMADMNLQEFEMGSAGIFAEGYWDEREQYPLDLLIEEPEAIMQEMDRRGIPAAPRIAFRGELIVHYDPFPEDGSVPMSFIAIDPARDAEVFRLADTMQEGRFPESGEEIIIGRWLADRLGAEVGFPVSVTTRTRDGYRQLLDLEIVGIYNSANPQTDRHTVFVPLGLADEYLEMRGAVTGVYLALPEHLPGTADLEPARTALADTGLQQRLELLGFLDMTADFLEIEEMKDAATGIIMFLLATIAIVGISNTMLMSVLERQKEIGMMRSLGFRNREIRRIFMYEAAGIGTIGAAFGLLLGAVFVWLLTSYGIDYGVLLEDVDLSAYRFEGVLYGVWDVGSMLTVSLFAIVTSGIVAALPTRRVLRKSITECLRQ comes from the coding sequence ATGAAACCGCAACTGTTCAGGATGGCCGCACGCAATCTGCTGCGCCACCGCAGACGCACCATAATCACAGCCGTAGCCCTTGCCGCCGGGGTATCGATTTACATCGCCATTGATTCAGTTATGGCGGGTTTTACCGGCATGGCCGATATGAATCTGCAGGAGTTCGAGATGGGCAGCGCTGGTATCTTTGCAGAGGGATACTGGGACGAGCGTGAGCAATACCCCCTGGATCTCCTGATAGAGGAACCGGAAGCGATCATGCAGGAAATGGATCGCCGGGGCATACCGGCAGCACCGCGCATCGCCTTTCGCGGGGAGCTGATTGTCCACTACGATCCGTTCCCCGAGGATGGCTCTGTTCCGATGAGCTTTATTGCCATAGATCCGGCGCGGGATGCCGAGGTATTCCGCCTGGCCGACACCATGCAGGAGGGACGGTTCCCGGAAAGCGGCGAGGAGATAATCATCGGTCGCTGGCTGGCCGACCGACTGGGCGCAGAGGTCGGATTCCCGGTAAGTGTAACCACCCGAACCCGTGACGGCTATCGACAGCTGCTGGATCTGGAGATAGTCGGGATATACAACTCCGCCAACCCGCAAACCGATCGGCACACCGTATTCGTACCGCTGGGGCTGGCTGATGAGTACCTCGAGATGCGAGGCGCCGTGACCGGGGTGTATCTTGCGCTGCCGGAACACCTGCCCGGCACCGCCGACCTGGAGCCGGCCCGAACTGCCCTGGCCGACACCGGCCTCCAGCAACGGCTGGAACTCCTCGGTTTCCTGGATATGACTGCAGATTTTCTGGAGATTGAGGAAATGAAAGACGCCGCCACCGGGATCATCATGTTTCTGCTGGCTACCATCGCGATTGTGGGTATCTCCAACACCATGCTGATGTCGGTACTGGAACGACAGAAAGAGATCGGCATGATGCGATCACTGGGATTTCGCAACCGCGAGATCAGGCGCATCTTTATGTACGAGGCCGCCGGTATCGGCACTATCGGTGCTGCTTTCGGGCTGCTGCTCGGTGCAGTCTTTGTGTGGCTGCTTACCAGCTACGGTATCGACTACGGGGTACTGCTGGAGGATGTAGATCTATCAGCCTACCGCTTTGAAGGGGTGCTGTACGGGGTCTGGGATGTCGGTTCCATGCTGACCGTCAGTCTGTTCGCCATCGTGACCTCCGGCATCGTCGCCGCCCTGCCCACCCGGCGCGTACTGCGCAAGTCCATCACCGAATGCTTGCGGCAGTAG